Genomic DNA from Streptomyces sp. AM 2-1-1:
GGGGCGGCGGTTCCGCGGGCGGGTGTGCGCTACCTGGGCCATGAATTGCCTCCTGACGAAGGGGCGGCGGGCTGAGACGCCGCTCACATCCGATATGTACAGATTGCGCATCCTTGGCCCAGGATTTCAACCCGAGGGCTCATGGCAGGTAGTCTGTACGGTCTGCACCGGTGTCTGCCTTGAGCCGGCCCGCCAGTCCTCTCCCTGAGGCCCCTGCCGAGCCCGCTGTTCCGCCCGACGGACACCGATGCGTACGCATCACGACCCTCCTGCCACGGAACGACCGTGGCCGCTGAGTCCAAAGGAGGTGGGTTCCACATGCGTCACTACGAAGTGATGGTCATCCTCGACCCCGATCTGGAAGAGCGCGCTGTCTCTCCCCTGATCGAGAACTTCCTCTCCGTCGTCCGTGAGGGCAACGGAAAGGTGGAGAAGGTCGACACCTGGGGCCGTCGTCGGCTCGCCTATGAGATCAAGAAGAAGCCCGAGGGCATCTACTCGGTCCTCGACCTGCAGGCGGAGCCTGCGGTCGTCAAGGAGCTCGACCGCCAGATGAACCTGAACGAGTCGGTCCTCCGGACCAAGGTCCTCCGTCCCGAGACCCACTGAGCATCTAGCTCAGCGGTCATCGGGTTCGAGTAGCAGCAAGCAGCAAGCAATCCCCGCCGAGAGGTTCATCCATGGCAGGCGAGACCGTCATCACGGTCGTCGGCAATCTCGTCGACGACCCCGAGCTGCGCTTCACCCCGTCCGGTGCGGCGGTCGCGAAGTTCCGTGTCGCGTCCACACCCCGCATCTTCGACCGTCAGACCAATGAGTGGAAGGACGGCGAAGGCCTGTTCCTCACCTGCTCGGTCTGGCGTCAGGCGGCGGAGAACGTCGCGGAGTCGCTTCAGCGAGGCATGCGCGTCATCGTGCAGGGCCGGCTGAAGCAGCGGTCGTACGAAGACCGTGACGGCGTCAAGCGCACGGTCTACGAGCTGGATGTCGACGAAGTCGGCCCCAGCTTGAAGAGCGCCACGGCCAAGGTCACCAAGACCTCCGGTCGCGGTGGCCAGAGCGGTGGCCAGCAGGGTGGATACGGCGGCGGCCAGCAGGGTGGCGGCAACTGGGGCGGCGGTCCCGGTGGCGGTGGCCAGCAGGGCGGCGGCGGTGCTCCCGACGCCGACCCCTGGGCATCCGGCGCACCCTCCGGCGGCCAGCAGGGCGGGGGCCAGGGCAGCTGGGGCGGAAGCTCCGGCGGCTCCGGCGGCTCCAGCGGCGGCGGCTACTCGGACGAGCCTCCTTTCTAGGTCCGGCTCGTACCCCCACTTCTTGATCACACAGGAGAAACACCATGGCGAAGCCGCCTGTGCGCAAGCCTAAGAAGAAGGTCTGCGCGTTCTGCAAGGACAAGACCCAGTACGTGGACTACAAGGACACGAACATGCTGCGGAAGTTCATTTCCGACCGTGGCAAGATCCGTGCCCGCCGCGTCACCGGCAACTGCACGCAGCACCAGCGTGACGTCGCCACGGCAGTCAAGAACAGCCGTGAGATGGCGCTGCTGCCCTACACGTCCACCGCGCGATAAAGGGAAGGGTGACGCACACATGAAGATCATCCTCACCCACGAGGTCACTGGCCTCGGTGCCGCAGGCGACGTCGTCGACGTCAAGGACGGTTACGCTCGCAACTACCTGGTCCCGCGTGGCTTTGCCATCCGCTGGACCAAGGGTGGCGAGAAGGACGTGGCGCAGATCCGCCGCGCCCGCAAGATCCACGAGATCGCGACGATCGAGCAGGCCAACGAGATCAAGGCCAAGCTCGAGTCCGTGAAGGTCCGTCTGGCTGTTCGCTCCGGCGACGCCGGCCGCCTCTTCGGCTCCGTCACCCCGGCCGACGTCGCTTCGGCGATCAAGGCCGCCGGTGGCCCGGAGGTCGACAAGCGTCGCGTCGAGTTCGGTTCGCCGATCAAGACGCTCGGCGGCCACCAGGTGTCCGTGCGCCTGCACCCTGAGGTCGCAGCGCAGCTCGGCGTCGAGGTCGTCGCTGCCTGAGGCAGCGCTCGTACGCGTGAAGTGAAGGGCCGCACCCTCGGGTGCGGCCCTTCGTCGTTCCACGTGAAACATGAGCTGTGGAGAGAGCAGCGGCCGGGCTGAGGAAGACCGCGGCTGTTTCACGTGAAACGGGGAGCTGCGCTGGGGCTCCGACGGGGTGGGGTGACGAACTCCGATGCGCCCCTGATCCGTTCCGGTGTGCCGCTCAACGGCTGGCGCCGGTGACGATCCACCGCCCTGAGCGGGCGCGGACCCACAGCGTGATCAACCGGACGGCCATCATCAGGTCCATTGCCCACCAGAGCGCGGTGAGCCCGCCGCCGAGGGTGGGGATCAGCAGGGCCACCGGGGCGAAGACGCCCAGCGTGATGAGCATGGCCCAGGCCAAGTAGCGTCCGTCCCCGGCTCCCATGAGTACGCCGTCCAGGATGAAGACCACGCCGGCAATGGGTTGGGAGACCGCTACCACCAGCAGTGCGGGCAGCAGGGTGTCCCGGACCGACGAGTCGCTGGTGAACAGGGGGATGAAGAGCGGCCGGGTGAGCACGATGAGCAACCCGAGCGCGACTCCCGCCGCGACGCCCCACTCCACCATCCGACGGCACGCCTCGCGGGCGCCGTCCGCATCATCGGCGCCGAGGTAGCGGCCGATGATCGCCTGGCCCGCGATGGCGATGGCGTCCAGGGCGAAGGCGGTCAGGGTCCAGAGCGAGAGGACGATCTGGTGTGCCGCGATGTCCACGTCCCCGAGACGGGCGGCGACCGCGGTGGCGATGACCAGGACCGCGCGGAGGGAGAGTGTACGGATCAGCAGCGGAACCCCGGCCCGGGCGCTCGCACGGATACCCGCCGTGTCGGGACGCAGCGATGCTCCGTGGCGGTGGGCGCCCCGGACCACCACGACCAGATAGGCCAGGGCCATGCCCCATTGCGCGATCACGGTGCCCCAGGCGGATCCGGCGATGCCGAGGCCGGCGCCGTAGACCAGAGCGGCGTTGAGGATCGCGTTGGCGGAGAAGCCGCCGATGGCGACGTACAGCGGAGTGCGGGTGTCCTGGAGTCCGCGCAGTACTCCGGTGGCCGCCAGTACCACGAGCATGGCGGGTATCCCCAGCGTCGAGATACGGAGGTACGTGGTCGCGTACGGCGCCGCCGTTCCGGAGGCGCCGAAGATGTCGACGATCCCGGGTGCGGTGGGGAGGACGGCGGCGACCACCAGGGCACCGAGAAGCAGGGCGAGCCAGATACCGTCCATGCCCTGCCGGATCGCGGAGGCGAGATCGCCCGCGCCGAGGCGCCGGGCTACTGCTGCCGTGGTGGCGTAGGCGAGGAAGACGAAGATGCTGACGGCGGTGGAGAGAAGGGCGGCGGACACGCCGAGACCCGCCAGTTGCGGAGTGCCGAGATGGCCCACGATGGCGCTGTCCACCATGAGGAAGAGGGGCTCGGCGACGAGGGCGCCGAAAGCGGGCACGGCGAGGGCGATGATCTCTCGATCGTGCCGTCGTCGACCGGTTGCCGGTGTCACGGGAGCCTTGGTCACGAGACCCCATCCAATCTTCCACAGGTAATACATGCAAGCCATCTGAGGCTATTACTTTCACCGGTCCCGCACGCAGGGCCGCGCGCGGTGCAGGGCGATCTTGCGAGAAGCGGAAAAGTTTTTCTCCCCCACAGTCAGTGGACAGAAGAACACCAGGTCAGAGCGGTGAGTATGCAGATCCTATGAGTTTGTCCACAGTACTGTCCCCCGGTCCGTGCACAGGATCGGCGGACTTCTCCACAGCATCTGGTCGGTCGTCCACATGGCCTGTGGATAACTGGATTGGCTGACGGTGCGGGGCGGCCTACCGTGGACCGTCGCCCCGCCTCCGACCGTGCCGGCGAACGCGCTCACATCGAAGCGCCGGAAGCGGAGTCGGGTGTCCTGTTTGTCGGTGCCGTGCCGTAAGAAAGAGTGGCATGGCTAGGTCCGCGAAGCGGACGGGAGGAGGTGGCCCGGTGAGCATTCCCGAGCCTTTGGACGAGCCCTGGGCCGACGTCGGTCCCAGCGACCGTCTGCCTGTTTCCCGACAGCGCCGCGGTGACCGCGGTGACCGCGGTGGACGGGACGACCAGCACGACCGGGGCCGGGACAACGGCTGGGACGGCGGTGCTCCGAGCTTCGAACGGGTACCCCCGCAGGACTTGGACGCCGAGCAGTCGGTGCTGGGCGGCATGCTGCTCTCCAAGGACGCCATCGCCGAGGTCGTGGAGGTCATCAAGGGTCATGACTTCTACCGTCCCGCCCACGAGACCGTCTTCACGGCGATCCTCGATCTCTACGCCAAGGGCGAGCCGGCCGACCCGATCACGGTCGCCGCTGAGCTGGTCCGGCGCGGCGAGATCACCAAGGTCGGTGGCGCTCCGTATCTCCACACCCTCGTCCAGTCGGTGCCGACGGCGGCGAACGCCTCGTACTACGCCGAGATCGTCCATGAGCGAGCCGTGCTGCGTCGCCTGGTCGAGGCGGGTACGAAGATCACACAGATGGGATACGCGGCCGACGGGGACGTCGACGAGATCGTCAACTCCGCCCAGGCCGAGATCTACGCCGTCACCGAGCAGCGCACCAGCGAGGACTACCTGCCGCTCGGCGACATCATGGAGGGGGCCCTCGACGAGATCGAGGCGATCGGCTCCCGCAGCGGGGAGATGACGGGTGTACCCACGGGCTTCACCGACCTCGACGCGCTGACGAACGGTCTCCACCCGGGCCAGATGATCGTCATCGCGGCCCGCCCCGCCATGGGCAAGTCCACCCTGGCCCTGGACTTCGCGCGTGCCTGCTCGATCAAGGGCAATCTGCCGAGCGTGATCTTCTCGCTGGAAATGGGGCGGAACGAGATTGCGATGCGTCTCCTGTCCGCCGAGGCGCGGGTGGCGCTCCACCACATGCGCTCGGGCACGATGACGGACGAGGACTGGACGCGGCTGGCCCGGCGGATGCCGGACGTGTCGGCGGCTCCGCTGTACATCGACGACTCCCCGAACCTCTCCATGATGGAGATCCGGGCGAAGTGCCGTCGGCTGAAGCAGCGCAACGACCTCAAACTGGTGGTCATCGACTACCTCCAGCTGATGCAGTCCGGCGGGGCGAAGCGCGCGGAGAGCCGCCAGCAAGAGGTGTCGGACATGTCGCGAAACCTCAAGCTTCTCGCCAAGGAGCTGGAGCTCCCGGTCATCGCGCTCTCCCAGCTGAACCGCGGGCCCGAGCAGCGTACGGACAAGAAGCCGATGGTCTCCGACCTCCGTGAGTCCGGCTCCATCGAGCAGGACGCCGACATGGTCATCCTGCTGCACCGCGAGGACGCGTACGAGAAGGAGTCGCCCCGCGCCGGTGAGGCGGACCTGATCGTCGCCAAGCACCGCAACGGTCCCACCGCCACGATCACGGTGGCGTTCCAGGGCCACTACTCCCGCTTCGTGGACATGGCGCAGACCTGAGCCGACTCGTGCGGGGCCTCACCTCTCGCACCCTTGTCCCGGATCAACCGGATCAACCGGATCAACCGGATCAACCGGGTCGACCGAGAGCTCGGCGGGCCGCTGTCGGCCAGAGCCGAACGCGGCTGGCCCATGACGCTGCTCCCCACCGTGCCCCGGCCAGGGTCTCAAGGGATCAGCCCGTCCCGAGCACCGGATGCACGATCCCCCTGCCGCTTCCCGGTTCGCTCCCACCTCCCCGTCGGACGGTCAGCCTCGGCGAGGATGAAGGGTGTCGCACTCCAGCGAAGACCATCCGTACACCCCCGCCATCATGGGCTCATGAAGACATGGATGCGCTGCTACTGGGACGAGGAAGACACCTGGTTCTACTTCGAAGTCGACGCCGACGGCTGGGTGATCCGGCAAGTCGAACTCGAAGGGCCTGAGCTGACGCCGATCGCGGCTGCCTCCCTCACCGAGTGGCAGCGGGCCTACGACGCAGGCCGCCTCGACGACTACGGCAGCGAGTTCGGGATCACAGCCGAGAGCCCCGTCTCAGCATGGGAAGGCCACGACCCCGAACAACTCACCTCCCAGGAGTTCGAGGAGGTCTGGGGGTCTGCGCGTCGCCGGATCGCCTCCCGGTCCGCCTGACCTCTCGGCTCCGCGGTATCCCCTTGGCCTCATCGCGACACTTTCCAAGCCGTCCGCACCGTTCAGCTCCTGGACCTGGGCCTGACTTGGGCCAGGAGGCCGCACCGCACGCTCTCAGCCGGCGCCTGGTCGCCCGACTCCGGACGGGGGCGGCTGGACGTCGGTCTCTCCGGTGCAGGTCCACGAGACGATCGCGTCATGGCGGAGAACGGGCTGATGTCCGGCCCCGGAGTCATGGCCCCTCCGTCCAGGAGGAGAGCGCGGATCCTGCTCCGCACAGGCCGACAACACCCGCGCCGAGGCTCGCCTCCCTCATGAGGTTCTGAGCGCCGCTCTCACCGCTGTCGCCCGGGGCGACCACGCCTCCGCGTGGTGGCAGAGGGCGGGCAGGGGAGCGGGGCACACTTATGGACTCGCCATACGGTCGGTGTTTCGGTATTCCTACACCTCATGACCTCATGGAGTGAAGAACTGTTGCCGGCCACGTGCCGGGCCCTGCTGCACCGCACGGCCACCGCACAGGTGGAGGGAAGGACCCCCTCGCTGGTGGCCGGGGTGCTCCGACAGGGGCGGATCGGCTGGAGCGGGGGCCGGAGCTGCGTCGACGGGCATGAGCCGGACAGCGACACCCAGTACAGGATCGGCTCGATCACCAAGACCTTCACCGCCGTGCTGGTACTCCGGCTGAGGGAAGAAGGGCTAATTGATCTCGACGACCAGGTCGAAAAGCACCTGCCGGACTCCGGAGTCGGAGGGGTGAGCATTCGTCAGCTCCTCGGCCACGGTGCCGGGATCACCGCTGAGACGCCTTCCCCGTGGTGGGAGCGGACTCCCGGCGACTCACGGCCGGATCTGGCCGCCGTCCTCGGTGAACGGCCCTTCCGGCATCCTGCCGGAGTACGCCACCACTACTCGAACCCCGGCTACACCGTGCTCGGTTCCCTCGTCGAGGCCGTGCGCGGGGTCTCCTGGGAGGAGGCGCTCCGGAAGGAGATCCTGGAGCCCTTGGGGATGGGGCGGACGAGTGTGCGGCCCGAGGCGCCGCATGCGGGAGGGTGGGCCGTACACCCCTGGGCGGACGTGATGCTGCCGGAGCCCAGCCATGATCTGGGGCTGATGGCGCCTGCCGGACAGCTCTGGTCGACCGTGGGGGACCTGCTCGTTTTCGCCGGTTTCCTGGCGCGGGGGGACGAGCGGGTCCTGAGCGCCGCCGTGGTACGCGAGATGCGTGTCCCCTCGGTGCCGGTCGAGAGCGGTGACTGGGCGAACACCTACGGAACAGGGCTTCAGATCGTCCACAGGGACGGGCGCACGCTCTTCGGGCACGCCGGCTCGCTGCCCGGCTTCCTGGCCTGTCTCTGGGTGTGCGCGGAGGACGACGTGGCCGCAGTGGTTCTGGCCAACGCGACGTCCGGTCCGCCCATCACCGAGGTGGCCCAGGACCTCGTACGGATCGTCGCCGAGGCCGAGCCTCGCATCCCGGAGCCCTGGCGC
This window encodes:
- a CDS encoding single-stranded DNA-binding protein, with product MAGETVITVVGNLVDDPELRFTPSGAAVAKFRVASTPRIFDRQTNEWKDGEGLFLTCSVWRQAAENVAESLQRGMRVIVQGRLKQRSYEDRDGVKRTVYELDVDEVGPSLKSATAKVTKTSGRGGQSGGQQGGYGGGQQGGGNWGGGPGGGGQQGGGGAPDADPWASGAPSGGQQGGGQGSWGGSSGGSGGSSGGGYSDEPPF
- a CDS encoding serine hydrolase domain-containing protein yields the protein MTSWSEELLPATCRALLHRTATAQVEGRTPSLVAGVLRQGRIGWSGGRSCVDGHEPDSDTQYRIGSITKTFTAVLVLRLREEGLIDLDDQVEKHLPDSGVGGVSIRQLLGHGAGITAETPSPWWERTPGDSRPDLAAVLGERPFRHPAGVRHHYSNPGYTVLGSLVEAVRGVSWEEALRKEILEPLGMGRTSVRPEAPHAGGWAVHPWADVMLPEPSHDLGLMAPAGQLWSTVGDLLVFAGFLARGDERVLSAAVVREMRVPSVPVESGDWANTYGTGLQIVHRDGRTLFGHAGSLPGFLACLWVCAEDDVAAVVLANATSGPPITEVAQDLVRIVAEAEPRIPEPWRPLTEVDQELLALTGLWYWGTQRYGVRLLADRDLELAPLLGTGRGATFRAERDGSWTGLSGYHAGESLRIVRNPDGSVAHLDLGSFVFTREPYDPAADIPGGVDADGWRGLSL
- a CDS encoding MATE family efflux transporter, which produces MTKAPVTPATGRRRHDREIIALAVPAFGALVAEPLFLMVDSAIVGHLGTPQLAGLGVSAALLSTAVSIFVFLAYATTAAVARRLGAGDLASAIRQGMDGIWLALLLGALVVAAVLPTAPGIVDIFGASGTAAPYATTYLRISTLGIPAMLVVLAATGVLRGLQDTRTPLYVAIGGFSANAILNAALVYGAGLGIAGSAWGTVIAQWGMALAYLVVVVRGAHRHGASLRPDTAGIRASARAGVPLLIRTLSLRAVLVIATAVAARLGDVDIAAHQIVLSLWTLTAFALDAIAIAGQAIIGRYLGADDADGAREACRRMVEWGVAAGVALGLLIVLTRPLFIPLFTSDSSVRDTLLPALLVVAVSQPIAGVVFILDGVLMGAGDGRYLAWAMLITLGVFAPVALLIPTLGGGLTALWWAMDLMMAVRLITLWVRARSGRWIVTGASR
- the dnaB gene encoding replicative DNA helicase, encoding MDEPWADVGPSDRLPVSRQRRGDRGDRGGRDDQHDRGRDNGWDGGAPSFERVPPQDLDAEQSVLGGMLLSKDAIAEVVEVIKGHDFYRPAHETVFTAILDLYAKGEPADPITVAAELVRRGEITKVGGAPYLHTLVQSVPTAANASYYAEIVHERAVLRRLVEAGTKITQMGYAADGDVDEIVNSAQAEIYAVTEQRTSEDYLPLGDIMEGALDEIEAIGSRSGEMTGVPTGFTDLDALTNGLHPGQMIVIAARPAMGKSTLALDFARACSIKGNLPSVIFSLEMGRNEIAMRLLSAEARVALHHMRSGTMTDEDWTRLARRMPDVSAAPLYIDDSPNLSMMEIRAKCRRLKQRNDLKLVVIDYLQLMQSGGAKRAESRQQEVSDMSRNLKLLAKELELPVIALSQLNRGPEQRTDKKPMVSDLRESGSIEQDADMVILLHREDAYEKESPRAGEADLIVAKHRNGPTATITVAFQGHYSRFVDMAQT
- the rpsR gene encoding 30S ribosomal protein S18, translating into MAKPPVRKPKKKVCAFCKDKTQYVDYKDTNMLRKFISDRGKIRARRVTGNCTQHQRDVATAVKNSREMALLPYTSTAR
- the rplI gene encoding 50S ribosomal protein L9, with product MKIILTHEVTGLGAAGDVVDVKDGYARNYLVPRGFAIRWTKGGEKDVAQIRRARKIHEIATIEQANEIKAKLESVKVRLAVRSGDAGRLFGSVTPADVASAIKAAGGPEVDKRRVEFGSPIKTLGGHQVSVRLHPEVAAQLGVEVVAA
- the rpsF gene encoding 30S ribosomal protein S6: MRHYEVMVILDPDLEERAVSPLIENFLSVVREGNGKVEKVDTWGRRRLAYEIKKKPEGIYSVLDLQAEPAVVKELDRQMNLNESVLRTKVLRPETH